The following proteins are encoded in a genomic region of Sneathiella marina:
- a CDS encoding glucose 1-dehydrogenase: MRLQDKVAIVTGAGSGFGEAMATLFAAEGAKVVVSDINAQAAAKVAKAITDQGNIAVSNTADVTNASDVEELAQQTLRNFQKIDILVNNAGMPQRAGSMFDVDDDTFQKIFDVNVRSIFLTTKAIVPHMLANGGNIINIASTAALSPRPGLTWYNASKGAVVTMSKSMAIELAPQQVRVNSLCPVFAHTPMAVEFMGGTDTQEIRDKFVSSIPLGRENTPRDLSHAALWLASDDASFITGVALEVDGGRCI; this comes from the coding sequence ATGAGGCTACAAGATAAAGTTGCTATCGTAACAGGCGCGGGTTCAGGATTTGGTGAAGCAATGGCAACATTGTTTGCCGCAGAGGGTGCCAAGGTCGTCGTAAGCGATATTAACGCTCAAGCGGCCGCAAAAGTCGCGAAGGCAATAACGGACCAGGGAAATATTGCCGTAAGCAATACAGCAGATGTTACCAACGCAAGTGATGTTGAAGAGCTCGCGCAGCAAACACTACGTAATTTTCAAAAGATTGATATTTTAGTCAATAACGCTGGAATGCCGCAACGCGCCGGATCCATGTTTGATGTCGATGACGATACTTTTCAAAAGATCTTCGACGTAAATGTGAGAAGTATCTTTCTTACAACTAAGGCAATCGTTCCCCATATGCTAGCTAACGGGGGGAACATAATAAATATTGCCTCAACCGCAGCCCTAAGTCCCCGCCCTGGTCTAACTTGGTACAATGCCAGTAAAGGTGCTGTCGTAACAATGTCCAAATCGATGGCCATTGAACTTGCTCCGCAACAGGTAAGGGTGAATTCACTCTGTCCGGTATTTGCGCATACGCCAATGGCCGTGGAATTTATGGGCGGAACGGACACTCAGGAAATTCGGGACAAGTTTGTCTCAAGTATTCCGCTAGGCAGAGAAAACACGCCAAGAGATCTTTCTCACGCGGCATTATGGCTCGCCTCTGACGATGCTTCTTTCATTACAGGTGTCGCACTTGAAGTCGATGGAGGGCGTTGTATCTAG
- a CDS encoding ATP-binding protein → MTTTNVNRLIWPGLLFSLFILSFSMGWIAPSVAVFLLLGVLIATLFYSLIFWEKMTTLVVPEKSSGTLFDIVMENLPIGICVFDENLNLLRWNENYLDIMEIEKSQVTGPIHFRDLLAINYDKYRSAGSSKDKFIDLCLKDAQSGTTRKIDRTFKNGKIVEITFNPSPQGGFISTSTDVTSSRLSEKAMRENEDRYRRMVELSPDSIVAHQDGIILYVNNTAVKMFKAESQHDLIGTHIRPFFPFSDMERLSAYFGSAEKMTSGETLTAEKTKVIVKNGDQTDVEVEASVLMYGERQALQLIIRDISSQVQIEEFLEHAKEEAEYASQLKGTFLANMSHELRTPLNAVIGFSEVIKSQLFGEVGSPKYLEYAQDIHDSGNHLLELINDILDFSKIESGEQGINEEDIEIDMLVTECVRLTQQRAIDNDINIKLEFDPLLPQVFGDRRMLKQILINLLSNAIKFTPSGGRIITSVKIPDESGLEISVTDNGIGIKHDDIVKALTPFVQIDSEHNRKYQGTGLGLPLSKNLAEMHDGKLELQSEYGSGTIVCLTLPKSRVRQKAA, encoded by the coding sequence ATGACAACCACAAATGTAAATAGGCTGATCTGGCCAGGATTGTTATTTTCGCTTTTCATACTCTCATTTTCGATGGGTTGGATTGCCCCTTCAGTTGCAGTTTTCCTGCTTCTTGGAGTATTGATAGCAACACTGTTCTACAGTCTTATTTTCTGGGAGAAAATGACTACTCTTGTCGTTCCTGAAAAATCATCTGGCACTCTATTCGATATAGTAATGGAAAACCTGCCTATTGGAATATGTGTTTTTGACGAAAACTTGAATCTTTTGAGATGGAATGAAAATTACCTCGACATTATGGAAATTGAAAAGAGCCAGGTTACCGGCCCCATTCATTTTCGAGACTTGCTGGCAATAAACTATGACAAGTATCGGTCGGCAGGCTCCAGTAAAGATAAATTTATTGATCTGTGTTTAAAAGATGCACAATCGGGCACCACAAGAAAGATTGATCGCACCTTTAAAAATGGCAAGATCGTAGAAATTACATTTAATCCAAGTCCCCAAGGTGGCTTTATATCTACATCAACAGATGTCACGTCCAGTCGCTTGTCTGAAAAAGCGATGAGGGAGAATGAGGATCGCTATCGCAGAATGGTTGAGCTGTCGCCAGATTCAATTGTTGCACATCAAGATGGTATTATTCTGTACGTAAACAATACAGCTGTTAAAATGTTCAAAGCTGAAAGTCAGCACGATTTAATAGGCACACATATACGGCCCTTTTTTCCTTTCTCAGACATGGAGAGATTATCTGCCTATTTTGGCAGTGCTGAAAAAATGACGTCTGGGGAAACATTGACGGCGGAGAAAACAAAAGTAATTGTTAAAAACGGTGACCAAACTGACGTGGAAGTAGAAGCTTCTGTATTGATGTATGGCGAACGACAAGCTCTTCAATTGATTATACGTGATATTTCATCACAGGTTCAAATCGAAGAATTTCTCGAACATGCAAAAGAAGAAGCAGAGTATGCTTCCCAGCTCAAAGGAACGTTCCTCGCCAATATGAGCCATGAACTCCGAACGCCCTTGAACGCGGTAATAGGCTTTTCCGAGGTGATTAAGAGCCAGTTATTCGGAGAGGTAGGATCACCCAAGTATCTTGAATACGCCCAGGATATTCATGACAGTGGTAATCACCTGCTTGAACTGATTAATGACATTCTCGATTTCTCGAAAATTGAGTCTGGAGAACAAGGCATTAATGAAGAAGACATTGAAATAGATATGCTGGTTACAGAATGTGTTCGTTTGACCCAGCAGCGCGCTATCGATAACGATATCAATATTAAACTCGAGTTTGATCCGTTGTTGCCGCAGGTTTTTGGCGATCGAAGAATGCTTAAGCAGATTCTTATAAATCTACTTTCCAATGCGATAAAATTTACACCGTCTGGTGGACGTATTATCACTTCAGTCAAAATACCCGATGAATCAGGTCTTGAAATCAGCGTCACGGATAACGGTATCGGTATTAAACATGATGATATTGTAAAAGCGCTAACACCTTTTGTACAAATCGACAGCGAGCATAATCGAAAATATCAAGGCACGGGCTTGGGGTTACCGTTATCAAAGAATCTTGCGGAAATGCACGACGGCAAACTTGAACTACAAAGTGAATATGGTTCAGGTACTATTGTGTGCCTTACCTTGCCAAAATCACGCGTTCGGCAAAAAGCAGCATAA